The Sorangiineae bacterium MSr11954 DNA segment CAGCTTTGCGTGAACGCGTGAGACGGAACGATGAGCGATGTACAAATCACACGTGGGGTCGCGGCCGATGGTGACGGCCCCCTCGGTGGGCGCCGCCGCGTGAGCTTCGCCGCCCTCCCAAAGAACGACCAGACGGGGGCACTTTGGTATCAGCCCTCGCGATACCGCGTCGTGCAGGGCTTGGTCGTCCCTGCTTGCGTGCTTTTTCCCGCTTCCTCGCACCACGTCGAGGTCCATAGCATAGCCCATCTCCGGTGGGCATAGCCCCAGCGGCTTATGCTTTTCCGACGAGCCGTCCCGCAATCGTGAAACCACCGTTCTCACCCGACTCACCCGAGGCATATGCGTTGCAGTTCTGACCGCGATGGCACGACGATTGGGCACTTTATGCTCGTTGTGCGGTTGACCCAAGCGTGCGCCAGCGTTCGCAAAATTCAGCGGAGACGGGATTGGTGCCGCCTAGAAACGTGTCCAGGTGAGGAAGGGAATCGCACCCCCAGAACATTTCTCCGTCCACCAGCATGGTTGGAACACCAAAGACGCCAAGCTCAATCGCCTCATCGGTTTGGGTTCGCAGGCGCGCCTTCGTTTCGTCGCTGGAGGCTTCCGCGATCACCGCCGGATCGAGCCCCACGGTGGCGCCGATTTCCTCGATGACCTGGGGATCTTCCACGTTGCGACCGAGCCTCCACACCGCGGAGAAGATCGCGTCGACGAGGGCGATGCGCGGGGTCGGGTGCGGGATCGGGATCGACGCCGTGCGCAGAGCGCGCAGCGGGTTGAAGGGGTGCGCGGGCGGAAGATCGATGGGCACGCCGAAGCGATGGGCGATCCGCTGAATGTCCTTCACCACGTAGTCGCGGCGCGCGGGCACTTCGGCGGGGCCGCGCGTTCCGTGTGCGCGCAAGAGTCCCGCGAAGAGGACGGGCACCGGATCGATCGAGCGACCGTGGCGCTCGGCGATGGCGGGGAGTTGGGTCCACGCCAGATAGGCATATGGAGAAACCACATCGAACAGAAAACGGATGGGCGCTGCCATGGGGACCGGAATATCAGAGTTCGCCGCCCGTGCGCGAGCGCGCCAAACGCCAAATCGGCATTGCTGCGCCGTAAGCGTTTACATCCAACTCGATTTGGCTGTGCCGCCCCCGTGGGGCGCTCCGCGTGGCGTCGTACGCTGCGCTGTGAGGGTGGCGCAGAGATCCCACGCGCGCTCCTGATCTTCGAGATCCAGGGTGCGCATGGTGGTGTGCGCGCGCTTGGTGGGATCTTCGAAGTACGAGCCGGTGACGTGGGCCGGGTCATCCGAGGACGCGAGGAAGACGGAGGTCTTCGAGGCGGCGTGCCAGGTCAGATCGGAGTCGGCTGCGTTGACCATCACCCCGCGCGGCTCGAGCTTTCGCGCGAGCGCAAATGTCCAGAGGACGCGGAGCATCTTGGAGCGCGCCGAGACCTCGTGCCCGTCGTAGTGGCGCTTGGCGTGGATGTCGTCGAACGGATCGCGCATGATGGTGCCGAACGCGCCCGATGTGACATTGATGATGCGCGAGGGCGCGCTCTGTTCGAGGAGCGGGAGGAGCGCCAAGGTGAGCGCGTGCGGGCCGAGGAGGTTCATCGCCAAGGTGGCCTCGTGGCCGTCCTCCGTTTC contains these protein-coding regions:
- a CDS encoding 2-hydroxychromene-2-carboxylate isomerase; its protein translation is MAAPIRFLFDVVSPYAYLAWTQLPAIAERHGRSIDPVPVLFAGLLRAHGTRGPAEVPARRDYVVKDIQRIAHRFGVPIDLPPAHPFNPLRALRTASIPIPHPTPRIALVDAIFSAVWRLGRNVEDPQVIEEIGATVGLDPAVIAEASSDETKARLRTQTDEAIELGVFGVPTMLVDGEMFWGCDSLPHLDTFLGGTNPVSAEFCERWRTLGSTAQRA
- a CDS encoding SDR family NAD(P)-dependent oxidoreductase, which translates into the protein MTEKTVLITGATSGIGLLTARELASLGARVIITGRDGRRGDRAAVELRSFARHDRVHFVCCEGVTLAHHRELAETVAKRFPRLDVLINHVEVSYGQRWETEDGHEATLAMNLLGPHALTLALLPLLEQSAPSRIINVTSGAFGTIMRDPFDDIHAKRHYDGHEVSARSKMLRVLWTFALARKLEPRGVMVNAADSDLTWHAASKTSVFLASSDDPAHVTGSYFEDPTKRAHTTMRTLDLEDQERAWDLCATLTAQRTTPRGAPHGGGTAKSSWM